ATGGCGATGTTTGCGGTGCCTTGAAATCAATTGCCCCAAGCTGGAATGATGGAATCGTTATGCAGCAACGGCCAAGATTAGATGCAATGCTTGCTTCGCGGTAAACACCACTGGAGGCTAAACGTGGACCATACAACGCCTCTAGCCCATCTGGGATTAGCTTATTATCCGAACCGTGAATCGACTGTAATCACGTGAGAGTCTAGTGGGTAATCAGGGCTGCGCTCTGGTTGGCTCGCCAGGCCCACAGAGTGCCTGCCGATTTCGAGGGCTACGCACAAAGATTTTTGGCAATTACTCCAGCTACTTCATCACACCTTCCTAACGACCAATCTCGAAGAGACGAGCCGCAGGTACGACCAATactccctcctctcctccctcgAAGTCCTTTTTCTCTCAAGAGACTACGAGCACGAGCGACTCATTCTTTTATCAACTTCGTCGACCGAAGGACTAACCCTTATATTTCCAGCCATGTCGTCCAAGAAGCCCTCCGGCAAGACTCAGCGCTCCGCCATCGCGGATGTCGTCGCCCGCGAGTACACCATCCACATGCACAAGCGAGTACGTTGCTTCGCCAAAGAATAGCTCGAGAAACGAAGCTTGAAATTTCTAGGATAAATGCTGACGAGCAAAAGCTCCATGGTGtcaccttcaagaagagggcTCCCCGTGCTATtaaggagatcaaggccttTGCCACCAAGTCCATGGTACGACTATCCGTCCCAAAGAGCCCGATGCCGAATGCGAAGCAATTGCGGAGGGCCAAGTTGTCATTTTTGAACCACGCGTGCTAACCTTGATGACAGGGTACCTCCGATGTCCGCATCGACccccagctcaacaagaaggtcTGGGAGCAGGGTATCAAGGGTGTTGACTACCGACTCCGAGTGCGAATTTCCCGACGACGAAACGACGAGGAGGgtgccaaggagaagctgtaCAGCTACGTCCAGGCTGTGAACGTCAAGAACCCTAAGGGTCTTGCCACAGTCGTTGTTGAGgaataaatataaaaaagtTTCTCTTGGGACAGGTTCTATGGTGGCATGGCATTTGGAGTTGCATTCGGCATTCTGGCTTTTGACGCTGAATATACACAGAGGGAAAAAATGTGATCAAAGCTTGAAGTCAACACAAACGACAATCGGTGCCTCGGCGTGAAGTGGTCTATGGACAAGGTTTTTCATGAGGGCGAAAATAATCATTTACGTTCTGACGTGGTGATGCGAATCTTATGAATCGTCGATTAGAGGGTCTGCTATCGACAATGGTGTACATGTTTCTGACCCTATCAAAGTCCCCTCCCTTCGCTGTTAAACCAGCTATGGAAATGCCATGCAATCCTGTAACCTAACAAGTCAAACCAAATTCCGTACACCTGGTACTCCTGTTCCTTTATACAATTATCAAAGCACCAAACCCTCCCTAGCAAAGCCTAATTACTCGTCCTCAACATCCCTGTGGCGTGCCAgaaccttcttctggaactccTCGGTATCCTTGTCCCAAAGCTCGGCAGCCTCACCGTTGAGGGGTGAAGCACTGAGCATTTATTAGTGACATTGTTatggtcaagcttgaatTGTGTACGTACTTGTTGGGCTCGCCAAGCAAGCTTTGAAGGCTCAGCAGAACAGTTTGAATGTTGTAAGCAGCGGTCCActtgtccttgagaatgTCCAAGCAGATGCGGCCGGAGAAGTCGACATTAGGATGGTAGATGGGTGTCTTGAAGAGCACCGTAGGAGCGGCATAAGGGTAGTTTGAGGGGAATGCAaagctgagcttgaaggtcAAGCCAGCGTAGGGAGTATCGTCGGGACCCTCGATGGTGGCAGTCCAAGCGAGGAGGTTTCCATCCGCACCGGGAAAGGCAGAGACGCCGGGAGCAGGCGACGTCATGAGTTGCATCAGCTCGGTCTGCAGCCTGTCTAGAGTCAGCATCCGTAGTGAACATAATGTCTCGGGACGAGTATTCACCTCTTGGTGGTACTCTGAGAGTCAGGGCCCTTGTGACcagagttgagcttggcggcCTGGACACTGCCGGGAGCTGAGTTCTGGCTATCCTCCATGTTGTAATCCATTGTgagatgttgatgccgatgTAGTTTCCTCAACTAAACTGAGTATGAAGAGATgccaacaaccaagaaaGCAGCAGAAGAGTAGATGCGATTATAGGTTGCTAGGGAGCGGTAACGAATTGTTTATGTACAGACAACAATTCCGCAAGTGGAAAGAGGTGAAGGTGGACGAATGCAGGGGCGACGGGATTGAGGGAGACAAAAAGACGTTTGGCTGTGGCGTACGCGGGAAGGGATGAAAGTGAATAGAGAGAAAGCCCGGGTTCTGAGTTGTCTTTAAACGTGAGACGATGGGCAATAACTAGATTGTTTTGGATTGCGACAGAGTTGAATAGAGGGAAGGGCAATGATTTCTcgactcaagcttgatcaaaAGGCTCCAACTGTTTACCGCAGCAACCAGCGCGACTAGGGTCCAGGTGAATGAAACAGAAACACCACAGCCAATGGTATTCAGTACAAGGCAACAGCGCTGAAACTGTAGGGCCTGTTTGTGCTGTGAGGGGATGCACAGGGCGCTAAGTGACGCTATCTTTAGGGGACCTTGGCCGGGGTCTCACAGCAACAAAAAACACTTTACGCGGTGAAGAGACGCGGATCAACGCGTGCAACTTCTGGACTTGAAGTATCAGGACGATATTCCTCAACTGAACGATTGGTTATTGTTGAACAGGAAAATTAGCAACACATTTCAGACACTGTTATAAAGTCACCTACCTCTACACCATGGTAAGTAGGACATTCCTTATTTAGCCCCTATCAATAGTGTCTATCAAGCTTTTCTCCAGTGGCAGATGGTCAGTATCAAGGAGATTGTGAATGATTCACAGTTACCCAATCTGCTGTGAATCTCGATCTTGTATAACTTCATTAGGCTCATCTTCACTAACACAAACCAATGAATCAGTCACAATTAGACCCTCTACCAACGGATCTTCCCTTCCGAATCGTCTCCAAGACCGTGGGTCGAGGAGCATATGCCTCGTTAGTTTTACCCCATGTTTCACTCACGATAACCGAGATGTTCACTACTAATGACCTCAACACAGCATCAAGAAAGCAATTCCCCTCGACGCTCCTACACCAGTTTTTGCTGTAAAGCTCATTCACAAGGGCTATGCTGTTAAACATGGTCGCATTTCTACCAAGCAGTTGGCCATGGAGGTCTCACTGCATTCACACATTGGCCAGCATCCCAACATTATCGAGTGGTTCGCTTcaggagaagatgacatATGGCGATGGATTGCCATGGAGTACGCAGAAGGTGGAGATTTGTTCGacaagattgaggctgatgtcGGTGTCCGCGAGAATATTGCTCAAGTTTACTTtgttcaactcatcagcGGCGTGAGCTTCATGCACTCCAAGGGCGTGGCGCATCGTGATCTCAAGCCTGAGAATATTCTCCTCTCCCAAGATGGATCTTTAAAACTCGCAGACTTTGGTATGGCCACAATGTTTGAGTACAAGGGTCAGCGGAAGTTGAGCTCAACACTATGTGGAAGCCCACCTTATATCGCCCCTGAAATCCTTGCTTGTGGGCGTGCAGACAAGAAATTACCCAACGCTGCCAAGTACTCACCAGATCTGGTCGATGTTTGGTCTTGCGGTGTTATTCTAttcgttcttcttgtcggcaaCACACCGTGGGATGAGCCATCACAAGGCAGCTGGGAGTTTCAGGAATATGTACGAACATCTGGTCGCAGCACGGATGCTCTATGGGGGAGGGTCCCAGCAGAGGCACTATCTCTACTACGAGGGATGATGTGCATTGATTCATCAAAACGCTTCAACTTTACTCAAGTGCGCCAACATCCTTGGTACACTAGACACAATGCCCTCCTGAACTCGGATGGCCGAGTCACAGATCCCATTAACTTGGCGACACAGATGCTGGAGAATCTCCGCATCGACTTCAACCACCACCCAACATCacaaccttcttccagcgACCATATGGACATAGATACTGGCCTGAATGTCGGGAAATTCTCCTCTACTCAGCCAGAGACACCAATTGCTGATAAGGACTGGGATTGGGAGCGTCCTCCACTTCGCTCTATGGCCTCGCCAGCCTCATCACTCCCACATACTCACGATGCGAGCCGAGCAATGCTCGATACACTCGCCGACGAGCCATCCATGTCTCAATTCTCTCAGACTCCTGGTCCTTCTATGACCCTCACCCAGCAAGCCCGCCGTTTCCGCGACATTTGTCCCCCAGAGTCACTTactcgctt
This genomic interval from Fusarium verticillioides 7600 chromosome 1, whole genome shotgun sequence contains the following:
- a CDS encoding 50S ribosomal protein L31e, with translation MSSKKPSGKTQRSAIADVVAREYTIHMHKRLHGVTFKKRAPRAIKEIKAFATKSMGTSDVRIDPQLNKKVWEQGIKGVDYRLRVRISRRRNDEEGAKEKLYSYVQAVNVKNPKGLATVVVEE
- a CDS encoding ubiquitin-conjugating enzyme E2 C, which produces MDYNMEDSQNSAPGSVQAAKLNSGHKGPDSQSTTKRLQTELMQLMTSPAPGVSAFPGADGNLLAWTATIEGPDDTPYAGLTFKLSFAFPSNYPYAAPTVLFKTPIYHPNVDFSGRICLDILKDKWTAAYNIQTVLLSLQSLLGEPNNASPLNGEAAELWDKDTEEFQKKVLARHRDVEDE
- a CDS encoding CAMK/CAMKL/CHK1 protein kinase, whose amino-acid sequence is MSQLDPLPTDLPFRIVSKTVGRGAYASIKKAIPLDAPTPVFAVKLIHKGYAVKHGRISTKQLAMEVSLHSHIGQHPNIIEWFASGEDDIWRWIAMEYAEGGDLFDKIEADVGVRENIAQVYFVQLISGVSFMHSKGVAHRDLKPENILLSQDGSLKLADFGMATMFEYKGQRKLSSTLCGSPPYIAPEILACGRADKKLPNAAKYSPDLVDVWSCGVILFVLLVGNTPWDEPSQGSWEFQEYVRTSGRSTDALWGRVPAEALSLLRGMMCIDSSKRFNFTQVRQHPWYTRHNALLNSDGRVTDPINLATQMLENLRIDFNHHPTSQPSSSDHMDIDTGLNVGKFSSTQPETPIADKDWDWERPPLRSMASPASSLPHTHDASRAMLDTLADEPSMSQFSQTPGPSMTLTQQARRFRDICPPESLTRFFSAVPPAHIIQMINDALHHLNVPTTHISPNPHGNPVAKIKVKALDGRQQSLHGEIQVDRQPLPDGTEVLDIRFVKVKGDPLEWRRFFKKVVVLCKDGVYVPES